The sequence GTTATCCAGAAAGCCTCTTTTAGAAGATAGCTTACGTTTACTTAGAAGTAGAGGTAGTACTAGCTTAGATAAAAACTATGAGTATACTGATCCTATGTTAGTTCTTGAAAACagtaatacaaatattttaaatacggTAGCTAATTTTAGAGGGAAACAACATTCACAAATTATTAATCCTGTATCGAAACTATCGACAAATGAAGAGAACTTTGAAGATAGACCGAACAATGTTCCACAGCAACAATTTCAAGCTTCACGATCCGTATTTGAGAATTTACATGAAACTATAAATGACAGGATATTGAGACCGTATCTGAAAAGCACAGATGTCCAACAATTAAAAGAACATGGCTTTGGATATTTCGACCAACAAAAACCAGACAACTCtaataaaaatgctgaaacttcACATCATTCCAACACTGATTTGATAAAAGCACTTAATAATGGTAACGATATTGAAAGTTCTGTTTCCAATAATAATGGTTTTCTAAGTAAAAATGATAACCAACTTGAcacctttattttaaaaaatcaagatttGTACTTTGAAAATGAACATAGTAAACATTCTGGTGTTTTGAAAATGGATATACATGATGGTAAGGATAAAGATTATCCACAAGAGCCGACTATTGAAACATTTCTTCCGTCGAGTAATTCAGGCTTTTTTAAAATGGATGCAGAATCTGAAACTTTTCCCGAAAAACATCCAGGTTTTTCGGATAAGGATATCTTATTAAAACcaactttaaaagaaaatgcagGAACGCTAACAGAATCAAGTTTTGGTAAATTAAAGGATTATCCATATTTTCCAATAACTTTTCACTCGTCTAACCTGGCAAAACCGACAGCGCAGTATGAAAACCAACACTCTAAACACATGTTGAACAGTTTTGGAGATTTTGACACAGAACAAGAATTACCTAGTATAAATGAAAAATCCTTCTTGAAAccattatataataataatcatcCCAAATCCAGATCAAACCAATTAGGTTTTCAATCTTCTATACCAACAGAAAGAACGTTATTTAATCCAAGCAACATACATTTCCACAATAAGCCTTTAGAATTTCCAAATCAAGGATCAAGATCATCTCATCTGATGGACGGATCTGATACTGGTAGCGGATTTCAAGATAGTACAGGTGGAATGTTCGTAAACATGGCAGAAGAAGGGTCCTTTAATAATGAAGATGTAAGTATAATTCGTGTAACCTCATTGACTGTTTTGAACTTAACGACAAGCAACAAAATGGCTTCAGTGCCAACGTTGGCTAAATAGGCCAATCATTGCATCAGTAGCCAGTCAACGGTAAAGTATTGAGTTCGAAAACCAAACACCTCAGGTGCACTCCATTCCAATAGGATTAACAAAGAATTGTCTGATTATTTGCCAAAGTTCGCTGGTATCTCCGGTCAATTCGACCCCAAACAATAAAGATTAACCACCACGAAATAGCACAAAAGTGCTAAAAGTATGGTAAAGCATTCTGTCAATTAAGAAACAAGACTGCTTATATCAACCTTCTACCCTATTTTgcctttgaatattttatatcacAACTCAAAGATTGTATTTGttgatttaatattttccatttataattACGGATATACCAAAATATGTATTCAAATCTGAACTTAATCTAGTTTTTTTCACAGACAATGTGATTTTAAAAGATAGAATTATTCCTGttattaaagcgggaggtttggcatgccacacaaccaggttcaaccaaccaattTTATCCTAAAATTCCCTGTACCAAGTCGGTgaaatggtcattgttatattatcgTTCGTGTccgtgtgtgttacattttggcgttgtgtttctgttgtgttgtgGTTCTCTTGTATTTtttgcgtttccctcggtttcagtttgtaactcggatttgttttttatccatcgatttatgaattttgaacagcagtatactactgttgcctttatttatttacctTGTGAAATGCTATTATACTTTATCAATATCAATTAATATGGTTACTATAAAATAACCCATTATAACGGCTACTGATGAACAATTATACTAGTATAATAACAAAGCTGAATACATTgacaaataatatttcaaaacacgGAAAATAATATGAACTTTTTCATAGGTTATTTCATGATGAATAATATGTTAAATATGAATCTTATACACAATGAAATCAGGAGCAAGAAAATCAAACCGGACTTCATctagtatttcattttcattaattgtttttaaagtaatttaaaatttgataacaactgtagtatgaaatgtaaaattatttaataaattatgtgagaaccaatgtttttttttatggtataacgaaaattaaatgatatttgattATAAATCTCAGCAACTATTAAACATATAAACCGTTTCCCCGAGGCAGCCGATTTCTTCAATAAAAATCCACAATTTATGTTACCTTTAAAACGATTGTAGGATTGAATGTCATCAATTTTGTATTAGTTCGCTAAATCCGTATAATACTATTAAGTAAACGAATGAGGATGGCACAAGGCGGCCATATAGTTATCTTTAAACTGTTGGTTTGTTGTATTTTTACATTGATTCTTTTTCTCCgaaatgaaaagataaaaataatttgttacgAAAAATGTTACCTAATATTAGACTTTCTAACTTACTCAAATTATTTCATGGTGTCAGCTCTGCAAGAGCAATCTCTACAATGTTTTGTCATCTTTTTCTGACTTTATTAATTCTTATTTAGGACAGGAAATTAACGACGTACACAACTTTTTTTCAGAGTGGATGTAAAGGTATAACCACACAGACATGCAATGATGACAAGGAGTGTAACTGTTATGGAAGCTTCTTTTGCATTGAAGGAAAATGCTCAATGATGACAGCATCAAATAGCGGTATAAATTTAGCACATAAGTAATTTTAGGTTTGAACTATTAGAAAATACTAGAAAACATCCGCGAAATTgcgggcatatacagcttgtaaactgttgtaggatgaatTTTGGTAAAAGATATTATGACTGGAGAATTCTATATAAGGTATCAAAAACCCtcttttttttccaaagtccGTTATGcgtttcctttctgttaaattaaattatttttcatgtgTCTAGCCTTATACCACAATTATTCTTCCCCTTTGctacaatgcatttttttgtaaaagtcaaattaaattaaaaatttgcactgcttcaaacatgaaataaataaaaactgctTACAGCATGTATAGACtatcattattataataacatGTGCTTCCAGGATAACCCATCAGTGCTTTCTTTTTGAGAGTCCTATTAACATGCCAaatggtaggatttgaatctCGTATACATGACTAATGCTCATTTGAGGGGTGGTATTAGGtcctagtttaaaaaatatttaaaaataaataaaaatatagaaatatattgaCTAGTTAATCAAAAACTTTCAATTTATGTTTACTGTCTTTCGcatttggttttaaatttataGTTACCTTTACTAGCATAAAAGTGTATAAGATTTCGGCATCTTATTTAATCAtgaagaaacaaaacattccTTTCAATTGTGTTaacattgaaaatggaaatgatggcattttttttaatctgtacAATAAGAGATCTAGACGTACTCTCTGTACGTTTCCCTTGTTCAAGTTACAGAAATTATTATCTGTAAATTAGATTGTGGTTTACAATTTGTCAAAACAGGTTAATTATTGTCCTGATTTCAATTATGAGTAGGATgtccatatatatttaaaaaaaagggaatCACATCAGAAATGCacaatatttgattatatttaaaagataatggtatataaaaaatatcattttgcgatagttttgattttttgtgcAAAATGAAAGATGCgtttttaaaaacacattttttatttcaacatcgtcttttttaaattatacaccTACCAAGTGTTAAATGTCTTTTCTATcttgtataaacaaaattacgTCACAGAAATTAGAGAAAAATGAatacaactctcaatccaagtcacaattttaaaaagttaacaaaagaGGGGCGAACGATATcagatggacagtcaaactcatagatcgaacaCAAACCGACAACGCAATGTACTACAATTGTAGGTCAAAATACGTCCTGCAACATGGAACATTAGATCACCCAAAACAGCAATGTATTACAGACCCAAAAATGATAAGGGTAAAACAATACTGACAGAAAAACAAACGGTCCCATCTatgtaaataaaagaagaaaggaGGATCAGTTATGCACCCcacaaacaaatgacaactcCTGAAGATTCGTTATTTTCTTAATACCGGTGAATAAACTACAGGGTGTAAACGTTGTAAACTTTTTTAAACAAACGTAACCTCAAAGTGGAATAATAACTTGTCTTTATGGTTGGTcccgattaaaaaaaataggtggCATAATTATCTAATGGCTGAAGTTTATGACATGGGTATCAGAATACACCATTTACACTCAATGTTTTACTTGCAGATGATACAGCAAAAAGTGGACAGTTCTGGGAGTGACAACGTACAGCACAGAaaacatttgttattaaattgtttaaaattgtttactgtttgaaatttaaaaaaaatatctgttaaCTTGTAACGAGAATGTCAAAAGTATACAAACACgtgtttatgaattttaataaaTCTTTTCCGACGGTATTTGTATATTATTGCAATTACATGTAGCTACAAAGGGGTCGATGCAACGAGGATGTAACATTCACAAGGCTAATTATATAAGATTCAAGTACAAGTTCATAACACTacaatataaagtaaaattagataacgatgctaaaatgtgtcAATCAATTATTAATCTACATGTTCAGATACAAATTATACACAGCTGTAAATTTCTGTGACTTTGAGCATATAGTCAAGCAGCAAGATGGACATTGTAAACATATAGTTTACATTATGTATAGGATATACCTAAAAGACCTATATACTGTGTTAttttcatactttgaacgacaacaTTATTGTATATCTCTACATGTGTGACTTTTACATTCTGACGTCAAATGTGTGATTGTTcgacagtgttttttttttatctaatcaTTCGATCCCAGTACTTTAATCTTTCAATCCTTTATGGGCGTATttaacatacatacataaaatgcaaatataaaaaaagcaatgaatgaggttgttaaatttgatttgtGCCTATTTGTGTTcctttgttatattttgggtTGTTATTATGgttaacacaatgttgactgctgtaccactaattttgatatttttacccattatgtctgttttgttttgttcacgcatcgttgtcaatattataaaacttgatacgactgtcgtacaagtaagaggtttagcgctataaaataagttcaatccaccattttctacataagaaaatgcctgtaccaagacaGGATTTCAACATGACGTGCttagtctcttgtgaagagttgtctcattgacaataataccGCATCTCCTATTTAATACTAACGGAATAACATGAAAACTTTACTGAACGCGCCCTAGTGCGTTGAAAGTATAATGCCTTCTTCTACATGTGCATCAAAAGCATTGTGATTAACCTATCAgtcaacaaatttataaaatcaacCGTTGTCAATCAACAAGTCGAGTgaa is a genomic window of Mytilus trossulus isolate FHL-02 chromosome 1, PNRI_Mtr1.1.1.hap1, whole genome shotgun sequence containing:
- the LOC134708629 gene encoding uncharacterized protein LOC134708629, which encodes MNLSPVIISALVQFCLGLGWYDGSGYHIFTTKYLKKHIPRTYHSSTFPLWKKHFFWRKRRMAETGSNYKQNDVFLFNRIPARKRFFQFSPYFPSHSEKLRSKSNSEVRKDKSRVRFNDLTFYSNDYASNAFVRRNFIRPPYYMFHLKSPLMYLTHLNDVGHMHSGTSENQPTNVNKARELSRKPLLEDSLRLLRSRGSTSLDKNYEYTDPMLVLENSNTNILNTVANFRGKQHSQIINPVSKLSTNEENFEDRPNNVPQQQFQASRSVFENLHETINDRILRPYLKSTDVQQLKEHGFGYFDQQKPDNSNKNAETSHHSNTDLIKALNNGNDIESSVSNNNGFLSKNDNQLDTFILKNQDLYFENEHSKHSGVLKMDIHDGKDKDYPQEPTIETFLPSSNSGFFKMDAESETFPEKHPGFSDKDILLKPTLKENAGTLTESSFGKLKDYPYFPITFHSSNLAKPTAQYENQHSKHMLNSFGDFDTEQELPSINEKSFLKPLYNNNHPKSRSNQLGFQSSIPTERTLFNPSNIHFHNKPLEFPNQGSRSSHLMDGSDTGSGFQDSTGGMFVNMAEEGSFNNEDSGCKGITTQTCNDDKECNCYGSFFCIEGKCSMMTASNSDDTAKSGQFWE